Within Sphingobium aromaticiconvertens, the genomic segment CGATCCACTGCTTTTCATCGAATCCCTGCCTTATTATGAAACCCGCGCCTATGTGAACATCGTCATGCGGAATTACTGGATGTACCAGATACAGGCGAAGGGCGAGGCCGACGGTCTGACCGGGATGGCGCAGGGTATGTGGCCGATGTTCCCCGGCACCAAAGGCACAAAGCTGGTCCGCCTGACCGGTAAGACCCCGAACGGTGTGGCGACCTTTAGTGGTTATGTCGGCGGCACGGACTGACCACTGCCTCATGCCGATCGATGAAAGCCGCACGTTCCTGCCCGTCCGCATCGCGGTGATGACGGTATCGGACAGCCGCACCCTTGCCGACGACCGTTCGGGCGACACGCTGGTCGAACGGCTCGAAAACGCCGGGCATATCCTGGCCGATCGTCATATTTCCAGGGACGAACGCTCGCTGATCGTCGCCCGCCTCCACGCCTGGATAGACGACCCGCAGATCGACTGCATCATCACCACCGGCGGCACCGGCGTTACCGGTCGCGACGTGACTCCGGAAGCGCTCGCCCAGGTGCAGGACAAGGAAATTCCCGGTTTCGGCGAACTGTTCCGCTGGCTCAGCTACCAGACGATCGGCACCTCCACCATCCAGTCCCGCGCCACCGCCTGCGTCGCGCGCGGCACCTATATCTTCGCGCTGCCTGGCTCGACCGGCGCAGTGCGCGACGCCTGGGACGGCATCTTGGTCAGCCAACTCGACAGCCGCTTTCGCCCTTGCAACTTTGTGGAATTGATGCCCCGCCTCATGGAGCGCTGATTATTTCTTTTGCGGCGCCTGCGCCTTGAAGAATTGCGAGACCTCGCCCAGCATTAGCGCCCACCAGTCGACAACATCGGCAAAATTCTTCTGGTTCAATCCACCGATGGTCGAAATATCGTAGGAAAAGGCCAGCGACTTGTCGTCCGTCACCGCCATCTGACTGAACCGTTTTTCCTTGTTCCACAGATTGGCAAGTTCGGGCGTGTTCGTCCCGTCATCGGCAAAACTGATCATGAACTGCAACGACCCGCACTGCTTGGCCTCTTCGCATTCATAGAAGAACAGCGAATAGTCATAGCCGTTAGCCGCGCTCTCGATCATAGGGTTGCCGGTCGTCTTGCTCTTGCTCAACACCGCCTTGTAACCTGCCTCCTTGATCGCTTCGACCACCGATTGGGGACTGCTGGCGCACACCATTTTGGCGCCGCAGGGATCGCCATCATTCGCCAGTGCCGTCCCCGACACCATGCCAGAGAGGCCGACAGTCGCCATCGCGATCAACATTCTGCCCCACATGATTTCGTCCCCCATCAAAGGATGCCGAACTGACGGAGCGATCCCGCCTTGTCAAATTGTTCCTGATATGTTCTTATGTGCCATGGCCATCGAAAAGGGCCGAGGCGCCCCCATCAACCGCACAAGCGACCGCTTCAACCTCCCCGCGCGGGAGGCTGATGGCGATTGGCTAGACGCCCGCGATGATATTGACGGCACGACCCCACGCCTGCGGACCACTGTCACGGTCGAGCGTCCCCGCACCATCATATCGCGCAATAGCTCACCCGACATCGGCTTCTCTCAATCGATCAATGCCTATCGGGGCTGCGAACATGGCTGCATCTACTGCTTCGCCCGGCCAAGCCACGCCTATCACGACCTGTCACCCGGCCTGGACTTCGAAAGCCGCCTCTTCGCCAAGCCGGATGCCGCCACCCTGCTTCGTGCCGAACTGGCAAAGCCCTCCTACGCCGTCGCGCCGATCGCCATGGGCACCAACACCGATCCCTATCAACCGATCGAGCGCGACTGGCACATCACCCGCGACTGTATCGAAGTGTTGGCGGGAACGCGGCATCCTCTCTTCATCACCACCAAGTCCGATCGGGTATTGCGCGACATCGACCTTCTGGCAGACATGGCCCGCGACCGGCTGGTCGCCGTCTGCGTCTCCGTCACAAGCCTTGATCCTGCCATCGCCCGCACGCTGGAACCCCGCGCGCCTCATCCGCACCGCCGCCTCGCCGCGATCCGCGCACTGACAGAGGCAGGCATACCCGTCCATGCCAGTATTTCCCCCGTCATCCCCTCGATCACCGACCATGAGATGGAGGCGATCATCGCGCAAGTCGCGCAGGCGGGTGCATATGGGGCCTCTTACATCCCCATCCGTCTGCCGCATGAGGTCGCGCCGCTTTTCCGTGCCTGGCTCGACGCCCATTA encodes:
- the moaB gene encoding molybdenum cofactor biosynthesis protein B, which translates into the protein MPIDESRTFLPVRIAVMTVSDSRTLADDRSGDTLVERLENAGHILADRHISRDERSLIVARLHAWIDDPQIDCIITTGGTGVTGRDVTPEALAQVQDKEIPGFGELFRWLSYQTIGTSTIQSRATACVARGTYIFALPGSTGAVRDAWDGILVSQLDSRFRPCNFVELMPRLMER
- a CDS encoding YbjN domain-containing protein; the encoded protein is MWGRMLIAMATVGLSGMVSGTALANDGDPCGAKMVCASSPQSVVEAIKEAGYKAVLSKSKTTGNPMIESAANGYDYSLFFYECEEAKQCGSLQFMISFADDGTNTPELANLWNKEKRFSQMAVTDDKSLAFSYDISTIGGLNQKNFADVVDWWALMLGEVSQFFKAQAPQKK
- a CDS encoding PA0069 family radical SAM protein, producing MAIEKGRGAPINRTSDRFNLPAREADGDWLDARDDIDGTTPRLRTTVTVERPRTIISRNSSPDIGFSQSINAYRGCEHGCIYCFARPSHAYHDLSPGLDFESRLFAKPDAATLLRAELAKPSYAVAPIAMGTNTDPYQPIERDWHITRDCIEVLAGTRHPLFITTKSDRVLRDIDLLADMARDRLVAVCVSVTSLDPAIARTLEPRAPHPHRRLAAIRALTEAGIPVHASISPVIPSITDHEMEAIIAQVAQAGAYGASYIPIRLPHEVAPLFRAWLDAHYPDRAARVMSIIRDLRGGRDNDPNFGSRMRGQGVWADLLRTRFNMACRRAGFSRERLTLRTDLFRPPSGPQLSLF